A section of the Pedobacter sp. HDW13 genome encodes:
- the pta gene encoding phosphate acetyltransferase: MTKNIFIASAEPYTGKSVIAFGMINMLLAKTQKVGYFKPIIAQDGPNVRDEHVEAMLDYFSLPVKYEDAFAFTRQEMLHQSDDSSTIINTIISKYKKLEDNYDFTVIEGSDFLGEGMAFEFESNALMAKNLGAPVLIVVSGKNKTASQLFKSAINIYRNFLLRDVQVLGVVANMVNPEEAERIKQALTNQLPAELLIAVIPTETGLQSPTMKEITSALGGEILFGTELLDNQVDNFVTGAMMLPNFLRHIKDNLLIVTPGDRGDIIIGALQANLSANYPKIAGIVLTAGSLPDEPIIKLIEGLQTIIPIIAVQKGTFETTTTIGGIHSKITIANKKKIALAIELFEKYVDSKALDNKIITFSYQGITPHMFQYQLVKWAKRDKKHIVLPEGNDERILKAVEKLIAQDIVDITLLGDPVEIGNSIKRLGLNLDINVLKIYDPIHSEQYNNYVDTLHELRKAKNVNLEMARDMMTDVSYFGTMMVYKGDADGMVSGAVHTTQHTIRPALQFVKTKPGVSVVSSIFFMCLPERVAIFGDCAVNPNPTAQQLAEIAISSAESSARFGIEPRIAMLSYSSGTSGEGEDVERVREATAIVKSRFPELKIEGPIQYDAAVDPLVGQQKLPGSEVAGRASVLIFPDLNTGNNTYKAVQRETGALAIGPMLQGLNKPINDLSRGCTVDDIFNTVVITAIQCQDL, translated from the coding sequence ATGACAAAAAATATTTTCATTGCCTCGGCCGAACCTTATACCGGAAAATCGGTAATCGCTTTCGGCATGATCAATATGCTGTTGGCAAAAACCCAGAAAGTAGGTTATTTTAAACCCATTATTGCCCAGGATGGCCCGAATGTTAGAGACGAACATGTAGAGGCCATGCTCGATTATTTTTCGCTCCCGGTTAAATACGAAGATGCTTTTGCTTTTACCCGGCAGGAAATGCTGCATCAATCAGACGATAGCAGTACCATCATCAATACCATTATCAGTAAGTATAAAAAACTGGAAGACAATTATGATTTCACGGTAATTGAGGGTAGCGATTTTTTAGGCGAAGGCATGGCATTTGAGTTTGAATCGAATGCGCTGATGGCAAAAAACCTAGGTGCACCGGTGCTTATTGTCGTATCAGGAAAAAACAAAACAGCCAGTCAGCTTTTTAAAAGCGCCATTAATATTTACCGCAATTTTTTATTAAGGGATGTACAGGTGCTTGGCGTGGTGGCCAATATGGTTAATCCCGAAGAGGCCGAACGCATTAAACAGGCGCTAACCAACCAGCTACCAGCCGAACTATTGATAGCGGTAATACCAACAGAAACCGGATTGCAAAGCCCAACCATGAAAGAAATTACATCGGCACTGGGTGGTGAAATACTTTTTGGTACAGAGTTGCTCGACAATCAGGTTGATAATTTTGTAACCGGTGCCATGATGTTACCTAACTTTTTAAGACACATTAAAGATAACCTGCTTATTGTTACGCCAGGCGATCGTGGCGATATTATTATTGGTGCACTTCAGGCCAATTTATCGGCCAATTACCCAAAAATCGCGGGTATTGTTTTAACAGCTGGCAGTTTACCCGATGAGCCGATAATTAAACTGATAGAAGGTTTACAGACCATTATCCCAATAATTGCAGTACAAAAAGGAACTTTCGAAACCACTACTACCATTGGTGGTATTCATTCTAAAATTACCATAGCCAACAAAAAGAAAATTGCCCTTGCCATTGAGTTGTTCGAAAAATATGTAGACAGCAAGGCCCTGGATAATAAAATTATTACTTTTAGCTACCAGGGGATTACGCCGCACATGTTCCAATACCAGCTGGTTAAATGGGCCAAACGCGATAAAAAACACATTGTTTTGCCCGAAGGAAACGACGAGCGGATTTTAAAGGCAGTAGAAAAACTTATTGCCCAGGATATTGTTGACATTACACTCCTTGGCGACCCGGTTGAAATAGGCAACAGCATAAAAAGGCTTGGTCTTAATCTGGATATCAATGTGTTAAAAATTTACGATCCTATCCATTCTGAGCAGTATAATAATTATGTAGATACACTGCACGAATTGCGCAAAGCCAAAAATGTAAACCTCGAAATGGCCAGGGATATGATGACCGATGTTTCTTACTTCGGCACCATGATGGTCTACAAAGGCGATGCCGACGGCATGGTATCAGGCGCAGTACACACTACTCAGCATACTATCCGTCCGGCGCTGCAATTTGTTAAAACGAAGCCGGGGGTATCGGTTGTGTCGTCTATTTTCTTTATGTGCCTGCCAGAACGTGTGGCCATATTTGGTGATTGTGCGGTTAACCCCAATCCTACTGCCCAGCAACTTGCCGAAATTGCCATTTCTTCGGCTGAGAGTAGTGCCAGGTTTGGCATCGAGCCCCGCATAGCCATGCTTTCCTATTCGTCGGGTACATCGGGCGAAGGCGAAGATGTAGAACGGGTAAGAGAAGCTACGGCAATTGTAAAAAGCAGGTTTCCTGAATTAAAAATTGAAGGGCCAATACAATACGATGCCGCTGTTGACCCTTTGGTTGGCCAGCAAAAACTACCAGGATCAGAAGTAGCGGGCCGTGCGAGTGTACTTATTTTCCCGGATTTAAATACCGGTAACAATACCTACAAGGCAGTACAGAGAGAAACTGGCGCACTGGCCATTGGCCCCATGCTGCAGGGTTTAAACAAACCCATAAACGATTTAAGCCGTGGCTGTACGGTAGATGATATTTTTAACACTGTTGTTATTACAGCAATTCAATGCCAGGATCTTTAA
- a CDS encoding acetate/propionate family kinase, with product MNILVINSGSSSLKYQLFKMPEKSPVCSGLVERIGIEGSFIKHTVYTACSKHSIEQSAFIASHSEGLKQVLALLSEGKYAVIASPDDIAAVGHRVVHGGEHFNGPVLITDEVKKQIKKLFSLAPLHNPVNYKCIEVAEKTFTKAKQIAVFDTAFHQTIPEQAYRYAIPEWYYKEDAIRVYGFHGTSHKYVSEQAIKWLGKSDTKIISVHLGNGCSITAISNGKSVDTSMGFGPLSGLMMGTRSGDIDPSVIFHLMEHSGYTLEQLSTLLNKQSGLLGVGGSSDMRDIRKLVAEGNQAAVLALKLYAYRIRKFIGAYTAVLNGVDAIVFTAGVGENDKQMREAVCTDLDFLGISLDSEQNNTYAGELKEISSSSSKVKILVIPTNEEYEIAHQCYDLLTVN from the coding sequence ATGAACATTTTAGTAATCAATTCAGGAAGCAGTTCTTTAAAATACCAACTCTTTAAAATGCCAGAAAAAAGCCCCGTTTGCAGTGGCTTGGTAGAACGCATTGGCATTGAAGGCTCCTTTATAAAACATACCGTTTATACAGCGTGCAGTAAACACAGTATAGAACAATCGGCATTTATTGCCAGCCACAGCGAAGGCTTAAAACAGGTACTCGCGCTACTAAGTGAAGGTAAATATGCCGTAATAGCAAGTCCTGATGATATTGCTGCTGTTGGCCACCGTGTTGTACATGGTGGTGAGCATTTTAACGGACCAGTGCTGATTACCGATGAAGTAAAAAAACAGATCAAAAAGCTGTTCTCACTCGCTCCCTTGCATAATCCGGTCAATTACAAATGTATTGAAGTAGCCGAAAAGACTTTTACCAAAGCCAAACAGATTGCCGTTTTTGATACTGCCTTTCATCAAACCATACCCGAGCAAGCTTACCGTTATGCCATCCCCGAGTGGTACTATAAAGAAGATGCCATCAGGGTTTATGGTTTTCATGGTACCAGTCACAAGTATGTGAGCGAACAGGCTATAAAATGGCTGGGTAAAAGTGATACAAAAATTATCAGTGTCCACTTAGGAAACGGCTGCAGCATTACAGCCATTAGCAATGGCAAATCGGTTGATACGAGTATGGGTTTTGGCCCATTAAGCGGTTTGATGATGGGAACGCGATCTGGCGATATCGATCCTTCGGTTATTTTTCACCTCATGGAGCATTCTGGCTATACTTTAGAGCAGCTAAGCACTTTACTCAATAAACAATCAGGGCTTTTGGGCGTTGGCGGATCGAGTGATATGCGCGACATTAGAAAGCTGGTAGCAGAAGGTAACCAGGCTGCTGTTTTAGCCCTTAAGTTATATGCCTACCGCATCAGGAAATTTATAGGTGCCTACACTGCCGTTCTAAATGGCGTAGATGCGATCGTTTTTACAGCGGGTGTAGGCGAAAACGACAAGCAGATGCGCGAAGCAGTATGCACTGACCTTGATTTCTTAGGCATTAGCTTAGACTCCGAACAAAATAACACTTATGCGGGCGAATTGAAGGAAATCAGCAGTTCTTCATCAAAAGTAAAAATACTGGTTATCCCAACAAACGAAGAATATGAAATTGCCCATCAGTGTTACGATCTTTTAACAGTTAACTAA
- a CDS encoding aminotransferase class V-fold PLP-dependent enzyme gives MNLSFPILDTYTYLNTANSGLLSTELAAWRKTHDEAFIAGGSIFRMENAAIINDLRNNLSKCFGAKADNTYLVPNFSVGFNTLLNGLDKSHRFLLLEEEYPSVSYPVISMGFEYQTVKIDADFENNLIRAIEKFKPTALAFSMVQYISGLRMDNEWIQKLKSSYPQLLVIGDGTQFTGTTAFNFEKSGLDALLGSGYKWLLGGYGNGYAFLSDALKDQLYQINKLAALPTAPFLQGKDHLSLYFEPGHLDTLNFGTLNQSLVHLSAIGFDEIERTTQALSNKARLALNSRGLIPNWLMERKYQSTIISMPLDQKKVEQLQDAQIICSPRGAGTRISFNFYNTEEELSKLLNVLDKS, from the coding sequence ATGAACCTATCTTTTCCGATCCTCGACACTTATACTTATTTAAATACCGCCAACTCTGGCTTACTATCAACCGAGCTGGCTGCCTGGCGTAAAACACATGATGAAGCATTTATTGCCGGCGGCAGTATTTTCAGAATGGAAAATGCGGCAATTATTAACGATCTCAGAAATAATTTATCAAAATGTTTTGGTGCTAAAGCTGATAACACCTATCTGGTTCCTAATTTTTCGGTAGGTTTTAATACGCTATTAAACGGATTGGATAAAAGCCATCGTTTTTTACTGTTGGAAGAAGAGTACCCATCAGTTAGTTATCCGGTAATTAGTATGGGATTTGAATACCAAACCGTAAAAATTGATGCAGATTTCGAAAATAACCTGATCCGGGCCATTGAAAAATTTAAGCCAACAGCACTGGCTTTTAGCATGGTGCAATACATTAGTGGCCTTCGGATGGATAATGAATGGATACAAAAGTTAAAAAGCAGTTACCCACAACTGTTGGTGATTGGCGATGGTACTCAGTTTACCGGTACTACGGCCTTTAATTTCGAAAAATCGGGTTTAGATGCCTTGCTAGGAAGTGGCTATAAGTGGCTGCTGGGAGGTTACGGCAATGGCTATGCCTTTCTTTCTGATGCGTTAAAAGATCAGCTTTATCAAATAAACAAACTTGCTGCTTTGCCTACTGCTCCGTTTTTACAAGGCAAGGATCATTTATCGCTATATTTTGAACCTGGTCATTTAGATACTTTAAACTTTGGCACACTGAACCAAAGCCTTGTACACCTTAGCGCTATTGGTTTTGATGAAATTGAAAGGACGACACAAGCACTCAGCAACAAAGCCAGACTGGCGCTAAACTCGAGAGGGTTAATTCCAAACTGGTTAATGGAAAGGAAATATCAATCGACTATTATCAGTATGCCTCTCGATCAAAAAAAGGTAGAACAGCTTCAGGATGCACAAATCATTTGCTCACCAAGAGGTGCTGGTACCCGCATTTCTTTCAACTTTTACAATACCGAAGAAGAATTGAGCAAGCTATTAAATGTTTTAGACAAGTCTTAA
- a CDS encoding M1 family aminopeptidase: protein MEHPGEVQYKSSALFLDQGATRDQFISRSNLISHETAHMWFGDLVTMKWFNDVWMKEVFANFMADKVTEKLMGKSTFDLKFLQDHYPAAYGVDRTLGANPIRQQLDNLQEAGSMYGNIIYHKAPIMMRQLEQLMGKAAFQKGIREYLKLYAYKNATWNDLIAILSKYTKKDLYSWNKVWVNQPGRPIFGYEIKYDGDNISSLILTQKSENGEPRVWPQAFTIKLVYGDNSKILNVNAANATTIINEAKGLAKPQYVLFNADGAGYGLFPVDMLMMENMDVKSNPLERASIYINAYENMLAGNNFKPKQLLNFYLKGLAIEKNEMNLRLIAGYLTNIYWTFLTPEMRTGMHTDLENAIWTAMQQQEQQNHKKILFNAYQNVYIGKEAGERLYQIWDKQLAPDGVKLQEDDYSNLALTLALKTDTANSILKAQLARTSNTDRKNRLIYLMPALSLDPAERDRFFDSLKERKNRQKEAWTTTALAYLHHSLRQQTSIKYLKQSLELLEEIQQTGDIFFPQSWLAAIFSTYNSREAYQVVQAFLKSHPNYNPKLKDKILQTTDNLCRAQEIVN from the coding sequence ATGGAGCACCCGGGCGAAGTACAATACAAATCATCAGCCTTGTTTCTAGATCAGGGGGCAACCAGAGATCAGTTTATTTCGCGTTCAAATCTTATTTCACACGAAACAGCGCATATGTGGTTTGGCGATTTGGTTACCATGAAATGGTTTAATGATGTATGGATGAAAGAGGTGTTTGCCAATTTTATGGCCGATAAGGTTACCGAAAAGCTGATGGGTAAAAGCACTTTCGATTTGAAGTTTTTGCAGGATCATTATCCTGCCGCTTATGGGGTAGACCGTACTTTAGGTGCTAATCCAATTCGTCAGCAATTGGATAATTTGCAAGAGGCGGGGTCGATGTATGGAAATATCATTTACCACAAAGCGCCAATTATGATGCGCCAGCTGGAGCAATTAATGGGCAAAGCAGCTTTTCAGAAAGGAATTCGCGAGTACCTTAAACTTTATGCTTATAAAAATGCTACCTGGAACGATTTGATTGCGATTTTGAGTAAATACACCAAAAAGGATTTGTACAGCTGGAACAAAGTTTGGGTAAACCAACCCGGTCGCCCGATATTTGGTTACGAAATTAAATACGATGGAGATAACATCAGTAGCTTAATTTTAACTCAAAAAAGTGAAAATGGAGAGCCTCGCGTATGGCCCCAGGCATTTACCATTAAACTGGTTTATGGTGATAACAGTAAGATTTTGAATGTGAATGCGGCGAATGCTACTACAATTATTAATGAGGCTAAAGGATTAGCCAAACCGCAGTACGTGCTGTTTAATGCCGATGGTGCGGGTTATGGCTTGTTTCCTGTTGATATGCTGATGATGGAGAATATGGATGTGAAAAGCAATCCGCTGGAGCGTGCATCAATTTATATCAATGCTTACGAAAATATGCTGGCAGGCAACAACTTTAAACCTAAGCAATTGCTTAATTTTTATCTGAAAGGATTAGCGATTGAGAAAAACGAAATGAATTTAAGGTTAATTGCGGGCTACCTGACTAATATTTACTGGACATTTCTTACGCCAGAAATGCGTACGGGTATGCATACTGACCTCGAAAATGCTATTTGGACAGCTATGCAACAGCAGGAACAGCAAAACCATAAAAAGATTTTATTCAATGCCTATCAAAATGTTTATATAGGGAAAGAAGCAGGAGAAAGGCTTTACCAGATTTGGGATAAGCAATTGGCACCAGATGGCGTTAAACTGCAGGAAGATGATTATAGTAACCTGGCTTTAACCTTGGCCCTTAAAACCGATACGGCAAATAGCATTTTAAAAGCGCAGTTAGCACGCACCAGTAATACCGACCGTAAAAACAGACTGATTTACCTGATGCCAGCGTTATCGTTGGACCCAGCTGAAAGAGATCGCTTCTTTGATAGTTTAAAAGAGCGTAAAAACCGTCAGAAAGAGGCTTGGACTACTACAGCATTGGCTTATCTGCATCATTCGTTAAGGCAACAGACTTCAATAAAATATCTGAAACAAAGTTTGGAGCTACTTGAGGAAATACAGCAAACCGGCGACATATTTTTCCCGCAATCGTGGTTAGCGGCAATATTCTCAACATACAATAGTCGTGAAGCTTATCAGGTGGTGCAAGCATTTTTGAAATCGCATCCTAATTACAACCCAAAATTGAAGGATAAAATTTTGCAGACTACAGACAACCTGTGCAGGGCACAGGAGATTGTAAACTAA
- a CDS encoding NRAMP family divalent metal transporter — protein sequence MAIGIFIYREAGKAMDLFAKCMGLIKILLALFIAYTSSPPLAEAALRSVNPTQFSFTAVLTIVGGTVGGYITFSGAHRLLDARQTGIQNLGAVNKGALSAIGLASVMRLLLFIAALGVVSKGFTLDPDNPAASVFKLASGEIGYKIFGVVIWAAGISSVVGSAYTSISFIKSFHPLILKFNRAIIITFISVSCVIFILIGKPVKILLTVGAINGFILPIALGVMLVAAYRTKIIASYKQPLWLTLTGLAVVLTMVWMSYGTIVQMINGE from the coding sequence ATGGCCATTGGTATTTTTATTTACAGGGAAGCCGGGAAAGCCATGGATCTTTTTGCCAAATGCATGGGGCTGATTAAAATTTTACTTGCCCTGTTTATTGCTTACACCAGTTCGCCGCCCCTGGCAGAGGCAGCTTTAAGATCGGTTAACCCTACGCAATTTAGTTTTACGGCAGTTTTAACCATAGTTGGCGGAACGGTTGGTGGCTATATCACCTTTTCGGGAGCGCACCGTTTGTTAGATGCCCGCCAAACCGGTATACAAAATTTAGGCGCCGTAAATAAAGGGGCTTTAAGCGCAATAGGTTTGGCATCTGTTATGCGTTTATTGTTGTTTATAGCTGCATTAGGTGTGGTAAGTAAAGGTTTTACTTTAGATCCTGATAACCCGGCAGCTTCGGTATTTAAACTGGCCAGTGGCGAAATAGGTTATAAAATATTCGGTGTGGTAATTTGGGCTGCAGGCATTTCGTCGGTAGTTGGTTCGGCTTATACATCTATATCTTTCATTAAGAGCTTTCACCCTTTAATTCTTAAATTTAACCGGGCCATCATCATTACTTTTATCTCTGTTTCCTGTGTTATTTTTATCCTCATTGGCAAGCCGGTTAAAATATTGCTAACGGTAGGGGCAATTAACGGTTTTATATTGCCCATTGCTTTAGGAGTGATGCTTGTTGCAGCCTATCGCACTAAAATAATTGCCAGTTACAAACAGCCGCTATGGCTTACCTTAACTGGTTTGGCCGTAGTACTTACCATGGTTTGGATGAGTTACGGCACCATAGTTCAAATGATAAACGGAGAATAA
- a CDS encoding LamB/YcsF family protein encodes MKEIDLNCDMGEAFGNYTMPNDVELMDYISSANIACGFHAGDPAVMQHAVALAIKKGVAIGAHPGLPDLQGFGRREIKISAQEAYQLTLYQIGALSAFVKVARGKLNHVKAHGALYNMAAKDAELAKAIVQAVYDFDPKLILYALSGSKMIAEAQNKGIATASEVFADRSYQDNGSLTPRTEPGALITDEEAALNQVVAFALKQEVRSVSGKIIAVDAETICVHGDGAHAVTFAKRIAEKLKSEGILVKAPRYES; translated from the coding sequence ATGAAAGAAATAGATCTGAATTGCGATATGGGCGAAGCATTTGGAAATTATACCATGCCCAATGATGTTGAACTGATGGATTACATTTCATCAGCCAATATTGCCTGTGGTTTTCATGCCGGCGATCCTGCCGTAATGCAGCACGCCGTGGCCCTGGCCATCAAAAAAGGAGTGGCTATAGGCGCACATCCGGGCTTGCCCGATTTGCAGGGTTTTGGACGCAGGGAGATTAAAATTTCGGCACAGGAAGCCTATCAGCTCACCTTGTACCAGATTGGGGCTCTAAGCGCTTTTGTAAAGGTTGCAAGAGGAAAATTAAATCACGTAAAAGCACATGGCGCACTTTACAATATGGCTGCTAAAGATGCTGAACTTGCTAAAGCCATTGTACAAGCGGTGTATGATTTTGATCCGAAATTAATTTTGTATGCGCTTTCGGGGAGTAAAATGATTGCTGAAGCCCAAAATAAGGGTATTGCAACTGCCTCGGAAGTTTTTGCAGATAGGAGTTATCAGGATAACGGATCGTTAACGCCGCGCACCGAACCCGGTGCATTGATTACTGATGAGGAGGCAGCTTTAAATCAGGTTGTTGCTTTTGCATTAAAACAGGAAGTGCGCAGTGTAAGTGGTAAAATCATTGCCGTTGATGCCGAAACCATTTGCGTACATGGCGATGGGGCACACGCAGTAACCTTTGCAAAACGCATTGCCGAAAAATTAAAATCGGAAGGGATTTTGGTTAAAGCACCACGATATGAAAGCTAA
- a CDS encoding biotin-dependent carboxyltransferase family protein codes for MEISIIKPGLLTTVQDMGRYKHLAQAIPVSGAMDQLAHRLANKAVGNDDDMATLEFTYANASFTTHTVVLLAYSGDGAFLMYGGEVMPAEKPLLFPKGAILTLIHNPLGMRTYLAMAGGWQVPEVLGSKSTYLPVKFGGFEGRKLAEGDVLRNVDAISAVSAAIIHELNSRALIYPNWRISREILLSANRKTIRVVLANEFNWFDASSIIAFLTKTYQISLKSNRMGCHLSGRPMVRKTKKELLSTAVTPGVIQVTGNGDLVILMADCQTTGGYPRIAHVADVDLPLCAQLKPGDEISFSEISRDEAEELYLQKEHDLLLISKAINIKYTSTI; via the coding sequence ATGGAGATAAGCATCATAAAACCCGGCCTGTTAACTACGGTGCAAGATATGGGCAGATACAAACACCTTGCGCAGGCCATACCCGTTTCGGGCGCTATGGACCAGCTGGCCCACCGGTTGGCCAATAAAGCTGTTGGCAATGATGATGATATGGCCACCCTCGAATTTACCTATGCAAATGCTTCATTTACAACCCATACAGTTGTTTTGCTTGCTTACTCGGGTGATGGCGCTTTTTTGATGTACGGGGGCGAGGTAATGCCTGCAGAAAAACCACTGCTTTTTCCGAAAGGGGCAATACTTACTTTAATCCATAATCCACTAGGTATGCGTACCTATCTGGCGATGGCGGGTGGTTGGCAGGTGCCCGAGGTACTGGGGAGTAAAAGCACTTACCTGCCGGTTAAATTTGGCGGTTTTGAAGGGCGTAAGCTGGCAGAAGGCGATGTGTTGCGCAATGTTGATGCCATCAGTGCTGTTTCTGCAGCTATTATACATGAGTTGAACAGCAGGGCTTTAATTTATCCTAACTGGCGCATCTCGCGCGAAATTTTATTGTCTGCTAACCGGAAAACCATTAGGGTGGTACTGGCCAACGAATTTAACTGGTTTGATGCCAGCTCAATTATTGCATTCTTAACCAAAACATACCAAATCAGTTTAAAGAGCAATCGAATGGGTTGCCATTTATCAGGTAGACCGATGGTTCGGAAAACAAAAAAGGAGCTGCTTAGCACTGCGGTTACTCCGGGCGTTATACAGGTAACAGGTAATGGTGATTTGGTTATATTAATGGCTGATTGCCAGACAACGGGCGGCTACCCGCGTATTGCACACGTTGCCGATGTAGATTTACCATTATGTGCACAGTTAAAACCAGGAGATGAGATCAGTTTTTCAGAAATATCGAGAGATGAAGCAGAAGAACTTTACCTTCAGAAAGAGCATGATTTGTTGTTGATTAGCAAGGCTATAAATATAAAATATACCAGCACTATATGA
- the pxpB gene encoding 5-oxoprolinase subunit PxpB — MSEQQGDFASDYSISIYALSEKAVTVVFGHVISETLWRLVSSFNWLLTQNPFSGFTTTVPAYSTLTVFFDPLVVASADLPGKTCYEKVSAYLKTISHNEPSQTGLGGNHIVIPVCYGGNFGPDILTVAQNNGLSEAEVIALHSGASYSVYMIGFVPGFAYMGGMPATLATARKEVPAAAIPAGSVGIAGLQTGIYPIEIPGGWQIIGRTPLQLFDAKRQQPALLKGGDSITFKAITIEEFNAYPE; from the coding sequence ATGAGCGAACAGCAGGGAGACTTTGCGTCTGATTATTCCATTTCTATTTATGCATTAAGCGAAAAAGCCGTAACCGTTGTATTTGGCCATGTTATAAGTGAAACATTGTGGCGCCTGGTAAGCAGTTTTAACTGGCTTTTAACACAAAATCCATTTTCGGGCTTTACCACTACCGTACCTGCTTACAGCACATTAACAGTTTTTTTCGATCCTTTAGTGGTTGCCTCGGCAGATTTGCCGGGTAAAACCTGTTACGAAAAGGTTTCGGCTTATTTAAAGACAATTAGTCACAATGAGCCCAGCCAAACAGGGCTTGGGGGTAACCATATCGTTATTCCGGTATGTTATGGTGGAAATTTTGGCCCTGATATTTTAACTGTGGCCCAAAATAACGGCCTTAGCGAAGCTGAGGTAATTGCCTTACACAGTGGTGCCAGTTACAGTGTTTATATGATAGGTTTTGTACCTGGTTTTGCCTACATGGGTGGTATGCCAGCAACATTGGCCACAGCCCGAAAAGAGGTTCCTGCTGCCGCAATACCTGCCGGATCGGTTGGTATAGCCGGATTACAAACGGGTATTTATCCGATTGAAATACCTGGGGGCTGGCAAATAATTGGCCGAACCCCATTGCAGTTGTTTGATGCAAAGCGCCAACAACCTGCGCTTTTAAAAGGTGGCGATTCGATTACCTTTAAAGCCATAACCATTGAAGAATTTAATGCTTATCCTGAATAA
- a CDS encoding LytTR family transcriptional regulator DNA-binding domain-containing protein, giving the protein MYLSKRNITYPAIYYRTPIFLLTAHYLVAYGEPESFFTLLQLPYYYYAVLGSFIITMATAEFILVVTRYLDKVKPWGAHFRRRLWLQLVLGVLVTLLLAILLAAAYFYIRGQNIITADYFKYDFTLVVCFVLFLNLIYLIIAQMQGRQQLAKLRLPSKHKPTEVNQTKTEVAVIYPLGQGYLAVLKNGESVIWSKTIEQSLSELPADQYFLINRSDIVNRAIIEGFELGHSRRLKLILKFTLPHNRSLIVSQRKVVAFKRWYKGA; this is encoded by the coding sequence ATGTACCTCTCCAAACGCAATATTACTTATCCAGCAATTTATTACCGAACACCTATTTTTTTATTAACTGCCCATTATCTGGTAGCCTATGGCGAACCCGAAAGCTTTTTTACTTTATTGCAATTGCCCTATTACTATTATGCTGTTTTAGGTAGCTTTATAATTACCATGGCTACTGCCGAGTTTATTTTGGTGGTTACGCGGTATTTAGATAAAGTAAAACCCTGGGGTGCTCACTTTAGGCGCAGACTTTGGTTGCAACTGGTTTTGGGGGTACTGGTAACCCTATTGCTGGCGATTTTACTCGCTGCGGCATATTTTTACATCAGAGGGCAGAATATTATTACTGCAGACTATTTTAAATACGATTTTACCCTGGTGGTGTGCTTTGTGCTGTTTCTAAATTTAATATACTTAATTATTGCTCAAATGCAGGGGCGGCAACAATTGGCAAAATTACGCTTGCCCAGTAAACATAAACCAACAGAAGTTAACCAAACTAAAACTGAAGTCGCAGTTATTTATCCACTAGGGCAGGGTTATTTAGCGGTTTTAAAAAACGGCGAATCGGTAATATGGAGTAAAACAATCGAACAAAGTTTAAGCGAATTACCGGCCGATCAATATTTTTTAATTAACCGGTCGGATATTGTAAACCGGGCTATTATTGAAGGCTTTGAGTTAGGCCATTCGAGGCGGTTAAAACTGATTTTAAAATTTACTTTACCCCATAACCGCAGTTTAATAGTTAGCCAACGTAAAGTGGTGGCTTTTAAACGATGGTATAAGGGAGCTTAA
- a CDS encoding helix-turn-helix domain-containing protein has translation MIKKEGSEIQKKFGFHLKKIRNQKGLSLRAMARNCEIDDSNISKIENGKFDVQLTTIIELAKGLDIHPKDLLDF, from the coding sequence ATGATTAAGAAAGAAGGCTCAGAAATTCAAAAGAAATTTGGTTTCCATCTGAAAAAGATCAGGAATCAAAAAGGCTTGAGTTTACGCGCCATGGCCCGGAATTGTGAGATTGATGACAGCAATATTTCTAAAATCGAAAACGGTAAGTTCGATGTACAACTTACCACCATTATCGAGCTGGCCAAAGGCTTAGATATTCATCCTAAAGATTTACTGGATTTTTAA